In Silene latifolia isolate original U9 population chromosome X, ASM4854445v1, whole genome shotgun sequence, the following proteins share a genomic window:
- the LOC141620384 gene encoding uncharacterized protein LOC141620384 produces the protein MKGGSRPQWQMNNFQAAVDDCGLRDVTWEGYQYTFDNGQVGDDNRQSMLDRAMGTSAWIDMFPYAKLFHLEQEWSDHAPIRLVLDRRVAGGLRKHRFRFEQIWVGEEGCEEAVIRGVEKGNGNLGRTISECAKEIQAWKKINIGKINWTLERKKKQLERLNSGMRTEAEVKRRKKLVAEIAEFYRQEEQYWRQRSGALWLRDGDRNTSFFHTRARERKRKNYIGMLTDDNGTARVGDEAVSTVAVNYFRELFATSEPDIMAGVLTGLEGRVSEQMNMLLREEYREEEIVEAISQMHPLKSPGPDGMNGLFYQSYWHVIGPDVVSSVLRILR, from the coding sequence atgaagGGAGGTAGTCGACCGCAGTGGCAAATGAACAATTTTCAAGCAGCTGTGGATGATTGTGGACTGAGAGATGTGACTTGGGAGGGGTACCAGTATACTTTTGATAATGGGCAGGTGGGCGATGATAATAGACAAAGTATGCTAGACCGGGCTATGGGTACTAGTGCCTGGATCGACATGTTCCCCTACGCGAAGCTGTTTCACTTGGAACAGGAGTGGTCTGACCATGCTCCCATTAGATTGGTTCTGGATAGAAGAGTGGCGGGTGGATTGAGGAAGCACAGGTTTCGTTTTGAACAGATATGGGTTGGGGAGGAGGGTTGTGAAGAGGCCGTAATACGGGGGGTGGAGAAAGGAAATGGCAACTTGGGAAGAACAATCAGTGAATGTGCAAAGGAAATACAAGCTTGGAAGAAGATTAATATAGGGAAAATTAATTGGACTTTGGAGCGGAAGAAGAAGCAGCTTGAGCGTCTCAACAGTGGCATGAGAACTGAGGCCGAAGTGAAGCGGAGAAAAAAGCTTGTGGCGGAAATTGCTGAGTTTTATCGACAAGAAGAACAATATTGGAGGCAAAGATCGGGTGCTTTATGGCTTCGGGATGGTGACCGTAATACCTCTTTTTTCCATACTAGAGCTAGGGAGCGCAAGCGGAAGAATTATATTGGGATGTTGACTGATGATAATGGAACCGCACGGGTTGGGGACGAAGCTGTGTCCACGGTAGCTGTTAACTATTTCCGGGAACTTTTTGCGACTTCAGAACCGGACATTATGGCGGGAGTGTTGACAGGGTTGGAAGGGCGTGTGTCGGAACAAATGAATATGCTGCTAAGGGAGGAGTACCGAGAGGAGGAAATTGTTGAAGCTATTAGCCAGATGCATCCACTTAAATCCCCGGGACCGGATGGAATGAATGGGTTATTCTATCAATCTTATTGGCATGTAATTGGACCTGATGTGGTAAGCTCGGTGTTGAGAATTTTGCGATGA